A region of Pseudorca crassidens isolate mPseCra1 chromosome 8, mPseCra1.hap1, whole genome shotgun sequence DNA encodes the following proteins:
- the TMEM140 gene encoding transmembrane protein 140, whose protein sequence is MPVLRSRRSNQLLFLGIMTLTVTVIFLLFFALLWKASNLIDLPNLRIGFYNFCLWNEGTGALQCHQFPELEALGVPRVGLALARLGVYGALVLTLFVPLPLLLAWCNSNEGEWQLAVGFLATSSMLLASGLGLFLTYTWKWLRLSLLGPGFLALGVAQGLLILLLMATVVFPQRAKDKNLRAASSQGLRDCKSSV, encoded by the coding sequence ATGCCCGTCCTAAGGTCAAGGCGGAGTAACCAACTGCTGTTCCTGGGAATCATGACACTCACAGTCACAGTGATCTTCCTGCTGTTCTTTGCTCTCCTCTGGAAGGCCAGCAACCTTATCGACTTGCCCAACCTCAGAATTGGCTTCTACAACTTCTGTCTTTGGAACGAGGGCACTGGAGCCCTACAGTGTCACCAGTTCCCTGAGCTGGAGGCCCTGGGGGTGCCTCGAGTTGGCCTGGCCCTGGCCAGGCTTGGCGTGTACGGGGCCCTGGTCCTCACCCTCTTCGTgcccctgcctctcctcctggCCTGGTGCAACAGTAACGAGGGAGAGTGGCAGCTGGCCGTGGGCTTCCTGGCCACGTCCTCCATGCTGCTGGCCAGCGGCCTGGGCCTCTTCCTCACCTACACATGGAAGTGGCTCCGGCTCTCCCTCCTGGGGCCTGGGTTTCTAGCTCTGGGTGTTGCCCAGGGCTTACTCATCCTCTTGCTTATGGCCACAGTCGTGTTCCCTCAGAGGGCAAAGGACAAGAACTTGAGAGCTGCTAGCTCTCAAGGCTTACGTGATTGCAAGAGTTCTGTTTGA